In Apis mellifera strain DH4 linkage group LG3, Amel_HAv3.1, whole genome shotgun sequence, one DNA window encodes the following:
- the LOC727546 gene encoding uncharacterized protein LOC727546 yields the protein MKCIAAVVLLALVAVAFAKPLETESIEPAKAESVEAEVEAAPRDKRGLLVGAAYTAPVAYSAYTAPIAYTSAYSYPYAAYTGYPYYASAYSAPYYVL from the exons ATGAAGTGCATCGCG GCCGTCGTTTTGCTCGCCCTGGTTGCCGTGGCTTTCGCCAAACCATTGGAAACTGAGTCGATCGAGCCGGCTAAGGCCGAATCGGTGGAAGCGGAAGTGGAGGCCGCGCCTCGCGACAAGCGAGGACTGTTGGTGGGCGCGGCGTACACAGCCCCGGTCGCCTACAGCGCTTACACGGCGCCCATCGCGTACACGTCTGCCTACAGTTACCCTTACGCCGCGTACACCGGCTATCCTTACTACGCCTCCGCCTACTCAGCGCCCTACTACGTTCTCTAG